DNA from Triticum aestivum cultivar Chinese Spring chromosome 7D, IWGSC CS RefSeq v2.1, whole genome shotgun sequence:
TGTACGGGTCCCGCAGCCGCAGCCGCTGCTTCAGGTACGGGTCGTCTTCAAGAACGTCCCTATGTCCAGCAACCTGCACGGCAAGAGATGATTAGAAATCGCCATGAAATGTGGAGCTAGCTAGAAGAATGTGAATCCTCCTCACCTGGACAAGCAGCTTTTTGGTGTCCTCGAAGTTGCTCCTCAGCTGCTCCCCGAGGGGTTTGagctcgtcggcgacgagcagctCGTCGTAGAGCGCGGCGATCCCGGGGTCTCCCTTGGCGAACACCATCTCCAGCAGGTCCAGCGTGACCCTGAAGAAGGGCCACTCGTTGTACATCTCCCTGAGGGCCTGGACGTTCCTGATGTCCTTTTGCATGATGTGCTTGAACGCGGCGCCGAAGCCGAGCCACACGGGGAGGTGGAACCTCGTCTGCGTCCAGGCGAAGATCCACGGGATGGCGCGCAGCGTCTCGATGCCGCCGCTCGGCTTCCTCTTCGACGGCCGGCTGCCGATGTTCATCCTGCCGTACTCTGTCTCAGGTGTCGCCTACAAGGGAAACAGATTCATTACCACGCTATTTGTGGTCGATACAACAGGCATTGATCTTGTCAGGAACCTACCGATCTGAAGTACTCGACGAATCGTGGTTCTTTGAAGACCATGGCGCGGTACTCCTCCGTGGCCACGACGGCCATCTCGTCCATGAGGGCGCGCCACTCGGGCTTGGGGGAGACCGGCGGGTGCATGCCGTGCTCCAGGGTGGCGGCCGTGAACCGCTGCAGAGTCCGGAAGCAGAGGTGCTCCTCGCCGAACGAGTGCTCGATCACCTCGCCCTGCACCGTCACGCGGAGCGACCCGTTCACCGTCTCCGGCGGCTGGGACAGTATGGCCAGGTGGGTCGGCCCGCCGCCCCTGCCGACCGTGCCGCCCCTCCCGTGGAACATGGTCAGCTTCACCCCGTACTGCTTCGCCACCTTgaccagctcctcctgcgccttgTACAGCTGCCACGCCGCGGACAGGCGGCCGGCGTCCTTGCCGGAGTCGGAGTAGCCGATCAtgacctcctgcttgccgcctatCCGGTCCATGTACCAGTCGATCGAGAACAGCCGCGCGACGGCCGCGGGGGCGGCCTCCAGGTCGGCTAGCTTCTCGAACAGCGGGACCACCCTGAGGGGGTGCCCCACGTGGCACTCCCGCTGCAGGAGCTCGACGGCGAGCACGTCGGACGGCGCCGTCGCCATGGAGATGATGTAGGCGCCGAAGCAGTCCGGCGGGAGCTCGGCGAGGACGCGGAACGTGCCGAGGACGTCGGCCACCTCCTCGGTCATGGGGAGGTCGCCGCCAAACAGCGGGCGCCTGCCCCTCAGCTCCGACAGCAGCCACTCCTGCCGCTTCTCCTCGGGCCACGAGCGGTACGAGCCGATGCCGAGGTGCGCGGTGATCGCGTCCAGCGCGTCGGTGTGCCGGTCCGACTCCTGCCGGATGTCGAGCTTGACGAGGGACAGGCCGAAGGTCGACACCTGACGGAGGAAGTCGAGGAGGCTCCCGTCGGCGACGGTCTTGTCGCCGCAATCGCACAGTGATCGGTAGCACAGCTCGAGGGGCTCCAGGAACTGTCAGATCATAAAGGAAAATGTGCTCAGCAACATTGCAACAATCATAACCACATGCGGGAACAATGGATGAATCGCCATGGAGGCGTGCCCGTTTGATCACCTGTTCGACATCGGTGAAGGTGGAGTCCGCGGGGATGTCAGAAGACCCGCTGGTGAGAAGATGGCGGGAACGTTCGCGTGTGTAGTACAGTTTGTCCCGCACATAGCCCAGTATCACACGGTAAGGTTCAGTCGGGGGAACTTGCTTCCAGAACTCTGCATCAGTAGCTCAAATTTTTAGTATTGAAACAGACAGGATTAGCAGAGCAAATTCAAGATCCTCGAAGCTAAACTGATTGACAAGGCAAAACAGCACAAATGGCAATTCAAGATCCTTGAAACAACACACCAACATAGGGATGAAAATCACTTTTTGAAATGGACACAAAACTACTTTGTCTTACCTATGTAATGTTTTTCGGCTTTCCTTGAAGCGCGGTGTAGTTCCTCAGCGCGGACGCGAAGTTCATCGTTGCATCGCCACATCGAGAGCTGCCAAATGTACAAGATAAGCAATTAGTTTCTTCTTTTTTGAACCAGGCATAACCCCTTTCCATTAAATGAATAACGGAAATACAATCATTCGGATAAGCAATTAGCATTTGAACCTACAAGCAAAGAAAACTAAAAGGGCAAATCGACATGGGAAGTGAGAAGCTTTTAAGCAATACCTCGAACATGAGCTCTTCTATCTGTGAGAAGTGCAAGTTAGCAGCCATCATTCTGGCCAACAGGCATACATCCCTTGTCACCTCTGGTGTGACTCTGGGATTTCCTACATAGCCAGGGACAGAGTTTCAGAAAAAAAAAAGTGTTACCACTTGCCAAGACTAGGAAACATAGTAGTAACTGACACCCAATCTTATGCAGTTTGAACAGGAAAAATGTATAGAGTTGGCCTCTCAAGGAGAAATAAAAGAGAGAGTTAAATGAGAAACAACACATGTGAGGAGAAATTCACCATCACGGTCACCACCCATCCAAGAAGAGAACTGAATGAGAGGAGCATTGTATGGAAGACGC
Protein-coding regions in this window:
- the LOC123164058 gene encoding phosphoenolpyruvate carboxylase 1, with the protein product MSSSSAAPMERHHSIDAQLRLLAPGKVSEDDKLVEYDALLVDRFLDILQDLHGPHLREFVQDCYEVAAEYEGDRDAARLDELGGRLTGLAPADSIVVASSFSHMLNLANLAEEVQIANRRRNKLKRGDFADEASATTESDIEETLKRLVSDLGKTREEVFDALKNQTVDLVFTAHPTQSIRRSLLQKHGRIRNCLRQLYAKDITADDKQELDEALQREIQAAFRTDEIRRTQPTPQDEMRAGMSYFHETIWKGVPKFLRRVDTALKNIGIDERLPYNAPLIQFSSWMGGDRDGNPRVTPEVTRDVCLLARMMAANLHFSQIEELMFELSMWRCNDELRVRAEELHRASRKAEKHYIEFWKQVPPTEPYRVILGYVRDKLYYTRERSRHLLTSGSSDIPADSTFTDVEQFLEPLELCYRSLCDCGDKTVADGSLLDFLRQVSTFGLSLVKLDIRQESDRHTDALDAITAHLGIGSYRSWPEEKRQEWLLSELRGRRPLFGGDLPMTEEVADVLGTFRVLAELPPDCFGAYIISMATAPSDVLAVELLQRECHVGHPLRVVPLFEKLADLEAAPAAVARLFSIDWYMDRIGGKQEVMIGYSDSGKDAGRLSAAWQLYKAQEELVKVAKQYGVKLTMFHGRGGTVGRGGGPTHLAILSQPPETVNGSLRVTVQGEVIEHSFGEEHLCFRTLQRFTAATLEHGMHPPVSPKPEWRALMDEMAVVATEEYRAMVFKEPRFVEYFRSATPETEYGRMNIGSRPSKRKPSGGIETLRAIPWIFAWTQTRFHLPVWLGFGAAFKHIMQKDIRNVQALREMYNEWPFFRVTLDLLEMVFAKGDPGIAALYDELLVADELKPLGEQLRSNFEDTKKLLVQVAGHRDVLEDDPYLKQRLRLRDPYITTLNVCQAYTLKRIRDPSFQVTAQPPLSKEFADENQPASLVKLNAASEYAPGLEDTLILTMKGIAAGMQNTG